In Candidatus Nitronauta litoralis, one DNA window encodes the following:
- a CDS encoding response regulator, protein MNNQTIKILVVDDDSFVRDILADILESSGYLVVTAENGQEGINLINSESGLDVIISDIHMPVLDGLGLIRKLRTEENSEIPIIVLSGNNEVAVAIEAINLGANDYLLKDENLQDTVLLSIEQVLEKKRIVDQNRQLLLDITKKNQELGTIVETMTEIGLAVSSEKNFPSLMEIIITHGRSLTNADAGTLYLVENGKLEFKIVQNRTLNVFLGGKSGGKIEFPPLDIRESNVSGYVAINKKPVNIPDVYESELFDFTGPKNFDRTSNYRSQSMLVVPMVDRFNEVQGVLQLLNATDLSTGKIIPFSDSHLEVVQSLASQAAVALNNLRLEEKTERLLEEVLNIKNYNENVLESLTNGVITLDSDYRIITANAAAQRILDLKLEQLISRKLDDFCSGPNHWILDKVDGVVKSRRPSIVMDAEITLEEDKRVPMNLTFVPLKNFKQQLIGTMLVLEDITTEKRVKGTLARYMTKELADKLLEGGQSMLGGQIQEASILFSDIRDFTTITEKLGAKETVTMLNEYFTVMVDQIFQCNGILDKYIGDAILAVFGAPFKSGQDADFAVKAAINMVNSLEGLNKSRVELGKDPIAMGIGINTDEVLSGNIGSEKRMDYTCIGDGVNLASRLEGLNKYFGTNILISENTFRKLKENYRTRKLDWIKVKGKTKPVIIYEVLGFYDNNSSLRLDESFGVFQEGLGLYQSRDWQGAIRCFMRASEINPQDRAAIVYRERSEFFQNNPPAFDWDGAWEMRSK, encoded by the coding sequence ATGAATAATCAAACTATCAAAATACTTGTAGTCGATGACGACTCTTTTGTTCGAGATATCCTCGCTGATATCCTCGAATCTTCAGGATACCTGGTGGTTACAGCGGAGAATGGCCAGGAAGGAATAAACCTGATCAATTCAGAATCCGGTTTGGACGTTATTATTTCCGACATCCACATGCCGGTCCTCGATGGATTAGGACTTATCCGCAAGTTGCGCACCGAGGAAAACTCAGAAATTCCAATTATCGTTTTGTCCGGAAATAATGAAGTCGCAGTGGCTATAGAGGCGATCAACCTGGGGGCCAATGATTATCTTTTAAAAGATGAGAACCTCCAGGATACAGTCCTTCTTTCCATTGAACAGGTCCTGGAGAAAAAACGGATCGTAGACCAAAACCGCCAGCTCCTACTCGACATCACGAAAAAAAATCAGGAACTTGGAACCATTGTTGAAACCATGACCGAGATCGGGTTGGCGGTTTCATCTGAAAAAAACTTCCCCTCTCTCATGGAAATCATCATCACCCATGGAAGATCCCTCACCAACGCTGACGCTGGGACTTTGTACCTTGTAGAAAATGGAAAACTTGAATTTAAAATTGTGCAAAACCGAACACTGAATGTCTTCCTGGGGGGAAAGTCAGGGGGGAAAATCGAGTTCCCCCCCTTGGATATCAGGGAATCCAATGTTTCCGGTTATGTCGCGATAAATAAAAAACCGGTCAACATTCCGGATGTTTATGAATCAGAGCTGTTCGATTTCACTGGACCCAAAAATTTTGACAGGACTTCCAATTACCGATCACAGTCGATGCTGGTTGTGCCAATGGTGGATCGTTTCAACGAAGTGCAGGGAGTCTTACAATTGCTCAATGCCACGGATTTATCAACGGGGAAAATTATTCCATTTTCTGATTCACACCTCGAGGTTGTGCAATCACTGGCCTCACAAGCTGCAGTCGCCCTGAATAATCTAAGGCTGGAAGAAAAGACGGAGCGACTGCTTGAAGAAGTCCTCAATATAAAAAACTACAATGAAAATGTCCTGGAAAGCCTCACCAACGGGGTAATCACCCTGGATAGCGATTACCGAATCATAACTGCCAACGCGGCTGCACAGAGAATTCTTGACTTAAAACTTGAACAACTTATCAGCAGAAAACTCGACGATTTTTGCAGTGGCCCAAACCACTGGATTCTGGACAAGGTTGATGGAGTAGTAAAGTCCAGACGACCTTCCATAGTCATGGATGCCGAAATCACGCTGGAAGAGGATAAGCGAGTACCCATGAACCTTACATTTGTTCCTCTAAAAAATTTCAAACAGCAACTGATCGGAACCATGCTGGTGCTTGAAGACATCACGACAGAAAAAAGAGTGAAAGGCACCCTGGCGCGTTATATGACCAAAGAACTGGCGGACAAGTTATTGGAAGGCGGTCAATCCATGCTGGGGGGACAGATACAGGAAGCGTCTATCTTATTTTCGGATATTCGGGATTTCACCACTATCACAGAAAAACTTGGAGCAAAGGAAACAGTAACAATGCTCAACGAATATTTCACCGTGATGGTTGATCAGATTTTCCAATGCAATGGAATCCTTGATAAATACATAGGGGATGCCATCCTTGCGGTCTTTGGAGCCCCATTCAAAAGTGGACAGGATGCGGACTTTGCGGTAAAAGCAGCCATCAACATGGTGAACTCCCTGGAAGGATTAAATAAAAGCCGGGTTGAATTGGGAAAAGATCCAATAGCCATGGGAATAGGAATCAATACAGATGAAGTTCTTTCCGGAAACATCGGATCCGAAAAAAGGATGGATTACACCTGTATTGGAGACGGAGTCAACCTGGCTTCCCGTCTGGAAGGATTGAATAAATATTTCGGCACCAATATTTTAATCAGTGAAAATACATTTAGAAAATTAAAGGAAAACTATCGAACACGCAAATTGGACTGGATCAAGGTGAAAGGAAAGACAAAGCCCGTTATAATTTACGAGGTCCTTGGTTTTTACGATAACAACAGTTCCCTACGTCTGGATGAAAGTTTTGGGGTTTTTCAGGAAGGACTTGGCTTATACCAATCCAGAGATTGGCAGGGTGCCATTCGTTGTTTTATGCGTGCCAGTGAAATAAATCCGCAGGATCGTGCCGCAATTGTTTATAGAGAAAGGTCCGAGTTTTTCCAAAACAACCCACCGGCTTTTGATTGGGATGGTGCCTGGGAAATGCGTTCAAAATAA
- a CDS encoding HAMP domain-containing protein, translating into MNNLSIKQKVFIMFAVMGAVVIVSGAVIFNSLNNAAEDADITNALGRQRMLSQAMGKSALSNAMAKSRRRTIEQNVESLNHYITQMRAIFTEDIVSAAKKVNLGISMDPSSEAHPAIPFPATFTRMVNEKFGENQFYKIDIINKDPINPQKGLKTEMDKKAYEFLTASPEKIYSKVFEEDSRLYIGLYSSDRATVKACAECHSALKGKPFKVGELMGIRKFYLMFSEDISLGKEELNPSLEEYQRAKEVFDRTISAMKNGGEYPEDLAMTHFKAVNAIDNEVIQNKIREVIRQFKEFVNHVNSLMSSEVNSLPYRKAQQSIVVSSNDLRKLSDDLVTQYTALSNQNQVTIRWTVISAIILTVLIIMGIYYYFAAKIVRPILNVSTQLKEISKGNFVQDKLHVNSSDEIGTLQDIYNTLLDTMKEVVNQAEDIAAGNLSKQYEMKGDLAHAFGQMTKELRDKQEADRLFKEMSEERHRQAEELQKKVNSILEVVSAAAKGDLTHKVTVTGESPIGQMGEGLIQFFEKLVDSMQEISNNANELAISSSEISASVQDQAAVAAQQSTSVTEISTTVEELSISSSQVADNANAVAEISNNALHESERGREAMENLKIKMDTISDDNQVSIREIVELGTRSEEIGKVMEIINNIADQTKLIAFNAAIEASSAGEAGKRFGVVAVEIRRLADNVMESTGEIENKIEEIQQAINRLVVNSERGSKNIKAGTELTAQTISELENLVSGAKTTADAAAQISLSTQQQKTATEQVLSALKEIVDGSRQSSAAIKQTSAVTNRLSEMSSHLKNLVGRFKINQ; encoded by the coding sequence ATGAATAATCTCTCTATCAAGCAAAAGGTCTTTATCATGTTTGCCGTCATGGGAGCAGTCGTAATCGTCTCAGGTGCGGTAATTTTCAATTCGCTGAACAATGCGGCAGAAGATGCTGACATCACCAACGCACTTGGTCGTCAGCGTATGCTCAGCCAGGCCATGGGTAAATCCGCTTTAAGCAATGCCATGGCAAAAAGCCGGCGCCGGACGATTGAACAAAATGTCGAATCCCTGAATCACTATATAACCCAAATGAGGGCGATCTTTACCGAAGATATAGTCAGCGCCGCAAAAAAGGTCAACCTTGGAATCAGTATGGACCCGAGCTCCGAAGCACACCCGGCGATCCCCTTCCCTGCAACTTTCACCCGAATGGTGAATGAGAAATTTGGAGAAAACCAGTTTTATAAAATCGATATTATCAACAAGGATCCGATCAATCCCCAAAAGGGCCTCAAAACGGAAATGGACAAAAAGGCTTATGAATTCCTAACGGCCTCACCTGAAAAAATATACAGCAAGGTATTTGAAGAAGACAGCCGCCTTTACATAGGGCTTTATTCATCTGATCGAGCCACAGTAAAAGCCTGTGCGGAATGCCATTCTGCTCTAAAAGGCAAACCATTCAAGGTTGGCGAGTTGATGGGGATTCGGAAATTTTATCTGATGTTTTCAGAAGACATCAGCCTGGGAAAAGAGGAGCTCAACCCGAGTCTGGAAGAGTATCAACGCGCCAAAGAAGTTTTCGACCGCACAATTTCAGCAATGAAAAACGGAGGAGAATATCCCGAAGATCTGGCAATGACCCACTTTAAGGCAGTCAATGCCATAGACAATGAAGTTATTCAAAATAAAATCAGGGAAGTCATCCGCCAATTCAAGGAGTTTGTGAACCACGTCAATTCCCTGATGAGCTCTGAAGTCAATTCACTTCCTTACCGAAAAGCCCAGCAATCCATTGTGGTGTCATCTAACGATTTGAGGAAACTCAGCGATGATCTGGTAACTCAATACACTGCCCTATCGAACCAGAATCAAGTCACAATCCGATGGACTGTCATCAGTGCCATAATCCTTACTGTCCTGATTATCATGGGAATTTATTACTATTTCGCAGCAAAAATTGTACGTCCAATCCTCAATGTTTCCACACAACTCAAGGAAATCTCTAAAGGAAACTTTGTTCAGGACAAACTTCATGTGAATTCGTCTGATGAGATAGGCACCCTCCAGGATATTTATAACACTTTGCTCGACACAATGAAGGAGGTAGTCAATCAGGCAGAAGACATCGCCGCAGGCAACCTCTCCAAACAATATGAAATGAAAGGTGACCTTGCTCACGCTTTTGGGCAAATGACGAAAGAGTTGCGTGATAAACAGGAAGCCGACCGTTTATTCAAGGAAATGTCTGAAGAACGCCACCGTCAGGCAGAAGAACTCCAGAAAAAGGTTAACAGTATCCTGGAAGTGGTAAGCGCTGCTGCCAAGGGAGACCTGACCCACAAGGTTACGGTAACAGGGGAGTCACCAATCGGTCAAATGGGAGAAGGGTTAATTCAGTTTTTTGAAAAGCTGGTGGACAGCATGCAGGAAATCTCAAATAACGCAAATGAACTGGCAATCTCTTCCAGTGAAATTTCAGCCTCCGTGCAGGATCAAGCTGCGGTAGCTGCTCAACAATCCACTTCGGTCACAGAGATTTCAACAACAGTTGAAGAACTTTCCATTTCCTCTTCCCAAGTGGCCGATAATGCAAACGCAGTTGCCGAAATATCGAATAACGCCTTGCATGAATCGGAACGGGGCAGGGAAGCAATGGAAAATCTGAAAATTAAAATGGACACCATATCTGACGACAATCAGGTCAGCATTCGTGAAATTGTTGAATTGGGAACTCGCTCTGAAGAAATCGGAAAGGTTATGGAAATCATCAACAACATCGCTGATCAAACAAAACTGATCGCTTTTAATGCGGCAATTGAAGCTTCCAGCGCAGGCGAGGCAGGAAAACGATTTGGCGTTGTGGCAGTCGAAATCCGCCGTCTTGCAGATAACGTGATGGAATCAACCGGAGAAATCGAAAACAAAATCGAAGAAATTCAGCAAGCTATTAATCGACTTGTGGTCAATTCAGAACGGGGTTCAAAAAACATCAAGGCGGGAACTGAGTTAACAGCTCAAACTATATCTGAGCTGGAAAATCTGGTATCTGGTGCCAAAACCACAGCCGATGCTGCGGCCCAGATTTCATTATCGACCCAACAACAAAAGACTGCGACAGAACAGGTTCTTTCTGCTCTGAAAGAAATAGTTGATGGCAGCCGCCAGTCTTCAGCGGCAATAAAACAAACATCTGCTGTAACAAACAGGCTATCCGAGATGTCCTCACATTTAAAAAACCTGGTTGGGCGCTTCAAGATCAATCAGTAA
- a CDS encoding chemotaxis protein CheW has translation MEETENFKSDRILEEIHKRKDQTLDVQKEEEKVKLVIFTLGSHYYALHGDSVKEILTVLKIVRVPATPPFILGIINVRGDIQSVIDVNLFMGQPPTETGVDSRIVIAEKNGIRSGILVDTVQDVLDAPKESIQKPISTLNDTIRYFVDGEFSYRHHNVTLLDAGKLFEKITEKNAD, from the coding sequence ATGGAAGAAACAGAAAATTTTAAAAGCGATCGAATCCTTGAGGAAATCCACAAGCGCAAGGACCAAACCCTTGATGTTCAGAAGGAAGAGGAAAAGGTCAAGCTTGTTATTTTCACCCTTGGGAGTCATTACTATGCACTCCATGGCGATAGCGTGAAGGAAATTTTGACCGTCTTGAAAATAGTCCGGGTTCCCGCCACTCCCCCTTTCATTCTTGGGATCATAAACGTCCGGGGGGACATTCAATCTGTCATAGATGTAAATTTATTTATGGGGCAACCGCCCACAGAAACAGGTGTGGACAGTCGGATTGTTATTGCAGAAAAAAATGGAATACGGTCAGGTATTCTGGTAGATACGGTCCAGGATGTTCTGGACGCTCCAAAAGAATCGATACAGAAACCTATCTCAACCTTGAATGACACAATACGTTATTTTGTCGATGGAGAGTTTTCATACCGCCATCACAACGTTACCTTGCTTGACGCCGGTAAACTTTTCGAAAAAATAACAGAAAAGAATGCGGATTGA